TTTTCATACCACGCACGATCCGGTATCGAATATGATTTCCAGAGGTCCTGGCATGCATCGTCGCAGTGAGAGTACATTGAGGACGGTCATGCGAAAGATATTCCATCGCAAGAGGCGCAGCCAGACGGATGGATTGGAGGAGGATCCTGTGATGGAATCCTACGGTCCTCGTCCTAGTAACTCGTTACCGCGGAAATCTGAGAGCCGCAGTCGCAAAGACGCGCAGGCTATCTCTCTTGGAACCAAAAATAGTCCGCTGCAAAAGGACCTTCGTCCTACATTGATGGATCTGAACAAGTTAGATCCCTTGCCGGTACACCGACGACGAAACACCCTTCCCAGTCTAGTGTTTTCCGAAGAGGAGTGTCATGGTATTACCCACGAAGAAGACAATGGCCCCGAGGCAGGAAAGGAACCAGAGAACCTTCGCGTGCGCCGTGCTCTGCGCAATAAACGACGCTCGCGGAGTACCAATTCCCTTCGCAGAAAGGCTAACGAACACCGCATGTCTCCGATCCAATGGACACGGCGCAGTACGGAAATCACATACTTGGGCTCGCCTGCCTTTGGAGCAGTCTCTGACAGCGAGCTCTCCTTCAGACCTCCTACGCGGAACACGGTTGCCAGTCTGTCCAAGCCGGATGAGCCTTGTGATGCACCCGAAGCTAATGACGCAGAGCAACAAACGGAGGTCGAAAGTGTCCCACCAAGTGTTGGCAATCTGGTACACACGATGCAAAACCATGACAACCTGACCATCGAACAGCGCGTGACAACCCTGGAGGTTAAACTCATGGACTTGGAATTCGCCATTGCACGCCTACAAGACAAACGAGGCGACTTCTCGCCAACAGCCAAATCCGCGTCCAAAAAGTCATCAACACCAGACGGACGACAGCCGGCACCATTATTCTCCCCCGCTACTGGCTCGGGCAACTCGCCTAGAATCTCAGAAGACCGGCCCGTCAGCACCGGCACCGTCCGCCCTAATCTCCACCGATCCCGCACATACCGACCACCATCCTCCCCACCACACATCGACGGCGCATCCAGCATCTCCATCGAGCAATACAGCGCCCTCGTCACCCTCCTTCGTAGAGAACAATCCGCCCGCAGAAACCTCGAAGGCCAAGTTTCCAGTCTCCGCGACGACGTCCAACAACTCCAGAAGATGGCCCGCGGCTCCATGTCCATGAGCATGGGAACCATGTACCCGATCCAGAGCACGGACTCGGTAGAGCCCTATCACCTTCGTCCGGTGGATTCTCATTCATCCCCGCAGTCAAGCTACATCCCACGAACGGAGAGGATCATCCCACATCCGCATTATGACAGTGGCACCGGCACGGACCTGGAGCGGGACTCAAAGAACGATCTTGCGCTGCGCAAGCTGGAACGTCGGATTGAGATTGCCGGCATGATATGACTACATACCCTTGCAACTGATTGAGTCTGTTCCTTAACGCCTTGCCGTATACCCTCTTCGCTTTAATGTCCTCATACCTATACCCCAGTTGtcttccttccttttcttcccccGGGGGGACTGCTTTTCATATTCAGCCatggcttcttttcttttcccttcaAAGGCtatctccttctcttcccttctctTGTCTTCTCTTCTATTCATACTTCGATTCTGTTTACATTCTCAGCGGGCTTTTTACATTCATTGACCACTGAtatattgaatatattgatttTTATTGTCTATAGATACGCGATATATATTGCTTTTTTGTAATTGAATAGATCTCAATGCACTTAAATAGATGATTATCGTATTTACTACTAATCTACAATACAGTACACAATGCTAAGTTCCCAACCCAAGACACCCTACTCAGTCTTCTTATCCATATCTTCCTCAACCTCAGGCGTAAACTGAATCCTCTTCCCAAACAACCACGACGACCGACTAATCAACGACCCAACCGCGTACCCGATATACGCACCTGTCAGGATAGTAATAGGATAAGCCTGCCACGGACGATCCCTACACTTCATCAGCTTCACTCATTTCCAATCCCAGGATAAAAGGAAACATACCAATCCAACGGAATAGGCACGGCGCCAAACCAAGCACCCACGCCCGTCCCCAGCGCTCCGCCCCAAACCGCATCCGCGGGTCTTGCCACGCCCCAGACTTCCCGCCAGGTACTCCCGTCGACGCCGTGGACGTAGACTAGTGCTGTCGCGGAGAGGACAGCCATGTGCGCTGCGCAGAGGATGGTCTCGAGGTTGTGCGTTGTGAGCGGGGCgccgaagaggacgaggaggattgAGAGGATGGGGGTTGCGAGGAGAGTTGTCAACGTCAATGCGATCAATGCAGGCTGCCCTTGTTAGTAAAGGACGTTACAGGCTGGTcaggggaggaggggagacGTACAACCACCTTCACAGAAATCCCAACCTCTTTCGCATGCTTCCGTCGCAGTCCAACCCTCCCCGGTCTAAGAAACGTACCCTCCCCGCTCGAACTCGCCTCGCCTCCTCCGGCCTTCAATGACGGCGCACCAGCAGGCGGCAAGCAAAGCACCGCATACAGCACCTGCAAACCCGCCAACACGGGCAAATCACCCAACAGCTCACCGACGGGGTCTTCCACGAACTTGCCGAAGCGTACCGTCAACAGAGCTAGTAGCAGCACAGGATGTGCAAAGGAGTATACCCGGGCGAGCTGGCCGGGAAGAATACTCACAGCCGGCGCTGGGGGTTTCGGGGGTGGTGCTTGGGCGGATGCGTTTGCTTGTGAGTACTGTATTgggttggaggaggaggaggaggatgtgCCGGTGCGGTGCGGCGGTGAGGGGGGTGTTGAGGTCATGGTTCAAGGCACTTGGGCGTGCGCCCTGTCAATTGCTGTAGAGAATGAATGGTGTCGTGGTGATTTGGAGCGGAGGACGCGGATGACAGAAGTCGGAGAATCTACGGGATGTATTTCCGTATTAAGCCAATTGTTCCGGCCTGCCTTGGGATTCTGGCAACCATGTGCTCCAAGTAAAACGGTCAATAGGCTCATGGCTAGTCGAGAGAAATGGGTTATAATTGTACATATAGAGTGGGTGACTGAGAATTTGACAGCTCGAATCTCTTGTAGACCCCATCGTTGAAGATATCAAGGTCTTTGATGCTACATCTTAACAGACCACAAGGTAGATATATAACCAACACTCAATTGACTAACCCTACCTACCCAATAACCCAAGACAACATTCAAAAGATTACACCCGGCAGGACTCCTATCTaactcctttttttttttttctctttttacGTTTTTGTCCGTCTAAACCAGTCAACCAACCAATCCGTGTAGATTACCGCAACAGGAAACAGAAGAAGCATAAGCATACATTCGTGACGCATGGCAAAGCGTAAGGATAAGAATAAAGGGCAGGAGGGGTATGACGTGGGTACAAGAATCGCGAAGGGAATAGAGGAAACATGAAACAGATTATACCCCTAGGGAAACGGAACAGAACGTGAAAGGCAGAGAACAAGAATCGACAACCAAAAGTACCACCCGCGTGTCCAAGCAGAAACATTGAGGGAAACTAATGTGACATAAGACATGAACATACTGACACCGAAAGTCTGCTTAGTTGAGCGCCTTGGGTGGTTCAGTGGCGGGCTCGGTTTGAGCAGGCACCGGCTCAGGAGCACTCGTTACTGCTTCTTTGTTCTGCTCGACAAAAGCCGGCGCGACGGGAGACTCAGGCGAGCCTGGCTCTTCCGGAATGGCAGGCGGCATACCCGAGCCTGGCAACGGGGACACAGGTGTTTGCGTAGACTCGTCAGGACCATTTGCTTCAGCCGGTGCCGACTTGCTGCCATTGCTTTGGACCTTGCTTGGTGGCGGCGACAGCGCCAGATTGGACACGGAGTTTTCGGTGTCCGAGTTTACCGGACTCCGCGTTCGGTCTCTGAGCGAGTCCGTATCTTTTCCGTCGCGACTTAATCCGACCTTGGCCTTGAACTTTCCAAACAGACTCCGCCTCTCTGGTTCAATTTCCTTGGGAGAGCCGTTGTTGTTGAGTTCGGCGTCAAGACTGAGCGGCTGGTTCGCTGGGTCATTGACAAACTGTTGGAGGTCCGATGGTGAGCTCCGGCTGGCCTGGTGCCAGCTACCGATTGAACTAGCGCTGCGAGTGGCATTTGGGTTGGTCGCTCCCAATGGTGGTGACACGAGTCCAATCTGTTCACTGCTTCGTTTGGACGAACGAGGGAATCTCCAGCTCTGTCGATATTCTTTGCGGTCCACTCGCGCGGTCTCATCGAGTTGTTCGAGATCTGACTGGTCCGTGAAGGACGAACGCGACCGCATCGACGGTGTTCGCGAGCGTGGCTTCAGCGAAGTGTCCGTTGTCTGCGTCTGACCATTTTCACTCTGGGAAGTACCGTTTTCCTGGTTGTTGGGTTGAGATTCATCCTGAGCACCGTTTGCCGCAACTCCATTCTCTGAAGGCACGGTGCGGGGAATATTGTCAGCAGTGACGCCCTGAAGGGACTGAGATGAGCTCTGGGCGCTCTCACAGACACTACCCGGACTCCGCTTTTTCCTCAACCGGTTCGGTTGCCGCTGCTCACCACTGGGAGGCGGAGACTTGGAAAAGAAGTTGGACAGTTTACGTTCCTTGGTCGGAGTGACCACCgtaggagggggaggggagacGGATGCTTCCCGGGGAGGTTGGGGCTCCGGGACGGTGACATGCCCTGCAAAACGCTTGGGGATGGGTCCATGAGTGGCCGAATGGACATATGCCATCCCCGATGTACCAATTACCGCTGATCCATCAGGGCCGGAAGGAGCCTGAATACGAATGTGGTTGTTGCTCTCCGTGGAGGGAGGCGTCCGACTGGGTGACGGGCTCGGCTTGGCGGACGGTGCGGGTGCTGTGGCATTGCCAGTGGTGGGCTCCTGGACGGCTCTGCGTTGCATAGGAGGAGCCATCTTAGACGGAAGGGTATTGCTGCGGTGCACTCCGCTCAACGACGACGGCGTGCTAGGGCTGGCGGTGGCATTCGAGTTTCGCGAATTCTTGGAGGACACCGACACGTTCCGTCGAAGGCTGCCGTACTTGCGGAAACTGTCTGCGCCGCCGCTGGCGCTGGAGACAGAGCGACGGATGCTGGTCTGGGTGGTCGTTGGTGCTCGAGGGGCGAGGCCGCCCGATTCAACCGCCTTGACCGTCTCCTCATCCGCTGCGGTGCCGTTCATGCCAAACAGAAAGTGGTCCTGGTTCTCGATGAGGAATATCAAGACATCCTGGCTCAGCTTGTATTCATCGGGGGACATGTCATGCTGGGGGTGGGAGAGCAATCCAGGTTGGAAGATGGCGGACAAGTTGGCGGAGGTCATCCGGTTCTGCTCCGATTTGGAAGCGAAGACAGCTAGGAGATCGAGAATGTAGAGCAGCAACTGCTTGTTGAGCGGCGGAAGTTCCCTGATGAGCTGTTGATAGGCCGCGACGGCTTTGGCGTGGTCAAAAATCTCCGCCTCGTTGGATGGCGCAAGACCTTGGACCTGGCGCTGATAGGTGCGCAACGGCTGACGGAACTGTTCGTAGAAATCCAACGGCACGATCGGCTCGGGAAGTTGGTTGAGATAGCGACGGAGGACGTTGGCGGCATCGTGCACAGTATAACCGGTCCAATCCAAACCTTTTCCGTATCGCTCGGGGGAGTCGAAGATCTCTTGAAGGTCTTTGATGCGCTTCGCGGAACCGTTAAGGCGAAAGATGCCTTCCACATCGGTTGCTGTCAGAGGATCAAGATTAGCGAGGTCCCTTGCCAACGGGGAAAGGCAGAGTAGACGCACCCTTTTCTTTCAAAAACACCCCGCATTTCGCAACGACGATCGGGACGTAACCGTAGATGAAGCTTTCACCATTGTCATTTGTGAGGGAAATCGCGACGTTGGCGTACTTGATGCTGACGTTGAGAGGGATACCGAAGATTCCTCGAGGTACATCTATTTTTCACGCAGGAACGGTTAGCGGCAGTCATGACGAGATGGATCGTGTGAAATTGAAGGGAGTCGATAGGAGGATGTAGTATTGATCGACGCGATACCTCTCACAAAGGATAGCGATCGCATCGATAATAGCACAAGCCGGGGGGTCACTTGGTCGCATTGCGGAAGCACCTCCTTTCGAACCTCCAAGCGGACGAGTTGTAGAATGGACCGAGAAACACATGGAGGCCATGCTGGTGAACGGATGAAA
This region of Aspergillus chevalieri M1 DNA, chromosome 4, nearly complete sequence genomic DNA includes:
- a CDS encoding uncharacterized protein (COG:S;~EggNog:ENOG410PPP1) — its product is MSATWSNGSGPAQTMEPSSDSCDTALPPIQSHNMSLSRRRPGYRPDSTAIIGNFRGMQRPGAPFHTTHDPVSNMISRGPGMHRRSESTLRTVMRKIFHRKRRSQTDGLEEDPVMESYGPRPSNSLPRKSESRSRKDAQAISLGTKNSPLQKDLRPTLMDLNKLDPLPVHRRRNTLPSLVFSEEECHGITHEEDNGPEAGKEPENLRVRRALRNKRRSRSTNSLRRKANEHRMSPIQWTRRSTEITYLGSPAFGAVSDSELSFRPPTRNTVASLSKPDEPCDAPEANDAEQQTEVESVPPSVGNLVHTMQNHDNLTIEQRVTTLEVKLMDLEFAIARLQDKRGDFSPTAKSASKKSSTPDGRQPAPLFSPATGSGNSPRISEDRPVSTGTVRPNLHRSRTYRPPSSPPHIDGASSISIEQYSALVTLLRREQSARRNLEGQVSSLRDDVQQLQKMARGSMSMSMGTMYPIQSTDSVEPYHLRPVDSHSSPQSSYIPRTERIIPHPHYDSGTGTDLERDSKNDLALRKLERRIEIAGMI
- the GPI11 gene encoding PIG-F family protein (COG:G;~EggNog:ENOG410PMW8;~InterPro:IPR009580;~PFAM:PF06699;~TransMembrane:4 (i142-173o179-200i220-241o247-268i);~go_component: GO:0005789 - endoplasmic reticulum membrane [Evidence IEA];~go_process: GO:0006506 - GPI anchor biosynthetic process [Evidence IEA]); protein product: MTSTPPSPPHRTGTSSSSSSNPIQYSQANASAQAPPPKPPAPAVSILPGQLARVYSFAHPVLLLALLTVRFGKFVEDPVGELLGDLPVLAGLQVLYAVLCLPPAGAPSLKAGGGEASSSGEGTFLRPGRVGLRRKHAKEVGISVKVVPALIALTLTTLLATPILSILLVLFGAPLTTHNLETILCAAHMAVLSATALVYVHGVDGSTWREVWGVARPADAVWGGALGTGVGAWFGAVPIPLDWDRPWQAYPITILTGAYIGYAVGSLISRSSWLFGKRIQFTPEVEEDMDKKTE
- a CDS encoding putative Rho GTPase activator (Sac7) (COG:T;~EggNog:ENOG410PGBJ;~InterPro:IPR000198,IPR008936;~PFAM:PF00620;~go_process: GO:0007165 - signal transduction [Evidence IEA]); the protein is MVTGKPEPFQAFAPTPSQPVAFSPPSKRDLTSWWRQFKRNTRKEDAKDVPRGIFGIPLNVSIKYANVAISLTNDNGESFIYGYVPIVVAKCGVFLKEKATDVEGIFRLNGSAKRIKDLQEIFDSPERYGKGLDWTGYTVHDAANVLRRYLNQLPEPIVPLDFYEQFRQPLRTYQRQVQGLAPSNEAEIFDHAKAVAAYQQLIRELPPLNKQLLLYILDLLAVFASKSEQNRMTSANLSAIFQPGLLSHPQHDMSPDEYKLSQDVLIFLIENQDHFLFGMNGTAADEETVKAVESGGLAPRAPTTTQTSIRRSVSSASGGADSFRKYGSLRRNVSVSSKNSRNSNATASPSTPSSLSGVHRSNTLPSKMAPPMQRRAVQEPTTGNATAPAPSAKPSPSPSRTPPSTESNNHIRIQAPSGPDGSAVIGTSGMAYVHSATHGPIPKRFAGHVTVPEPQPPREASVSPPPPTVVTPTKERKLSNFFSKSPPPSGEQRQPNRLRKKRSPGSVCESAQSSSQSLQGVTADNIPRTVPSENGVAANGAQDESQPNNQENGTSQSENGQTQTTDTSLKPRSRTPSMRSRSSFTDQSDLEQLDETARVDRKEYRQSWRFPRSSKRSSEQIGLVSPPLGATNPNATRSASSIGSWHQASRSSPSDLQQFVNDPANQPLSLDAELNNNGSPKEIEPERRSLFGKFKAKVGLSRDGKDTDSLRDRTRSPVNSDTENSVSNLALSPPPSKVQSNGSKSAPAEANGPDESTQTPVSPLPGSGMPPAIPEEPGSPESPVAPAFVEQNKEAVTSAPEPVPAQTEPATEPPKALN